Proteins from a genomic interval of Posidoniimonas polymericola:
- a CDS encoding AMP-binding protein, translating to MQPSVTRQPSVTSRATQLATSPGGSMTSAAESAPSLVHALSAMSEAVPTNIAYTFLADGEQDEQHITFRELDWRARSIAARLQQLGEFGDRAALVYEPGLEYIAALLGCFYAGFVAVPIYPPDPMRMQRTLSRLHAIMDDAQAKFVLTGRSESQRFGAATAGAGQMVVTDDIPTEDGADYRSPESLGHTIDGDTLAFLQYTSGSTGRPKGVMLTHANLMFNFEHIKKFDEPDAVAVSWLPMYHDMGLIGLVLQVLQSGRRTVLMSPLSFVKHPARWLMAISKYRAYATSGPSFAYDLCVQKISDEELAELDLSCWTLACNGAEPVRPDTLERFAKRFAPAGFRAETFYPCYGLAEATLIVSGGDKHAAPIVRTFDAELLTKNRVRRVDASSESAREIVGCGVSVDDQEIAIVDPQTLTRCEGDQVGEIWVRGPGVAKGYWGNEEATEQTFNARIAGAPANGDEGPFLRTGDLGFLDDGELFVTGRLKDLIIIRGRNHYPQDLERTVEGCCASLRRDHGVAFGVEVDGEERLVIVQGVQRPQKLDLEQVMADIRAALIHEHEAAPYAVLLVKGGEIPKTSSGKLQRRACKELYLAGELAVAAQWRADDQPSEAAEAEPEAAAPQSAAAPNGVGRRVFDDVESIIRELKNGSTPAKISEQSLFFADLSIESIDLVMLNEMVERRYEQQFPFFDFMADLGRQNQRDVSMGQFVEFITVNLPSDAANN from the coding sequence GCCTGGTGCACGCGCTCTCTGCCATGAGCGAGGCGGTCCCCACCAACATCGCCTACACCTTCCTTGCTGACGGCGAGCAGGACGAGCAGCACATCACCTTTCGCGAGCTCGACTGGCGGGCGCGTTCCATTGCAGCGCGGCTGCAGCAGTTGGGCGAGTTTGGCGATCGGGCGGCGTTGGTGTACGAGCCGGGGCTGGAGTACATCGCGGCGCTCCTGGGCTGCTTCTACGCCGGGTTCGTCGCGGTGCCGATCTACCCGCCCGACCCGATGCGGATGCAGCGGACCCTCAGCCGCCTGCACGCCATCATGGACGACGCGCAGGCCAAGTTCGTGCTGACCGGCCGCAGCGAGTCCCAGCGGTTTGGCGCCGCGACCGCCGGCGCCGGCCAGATGGTCGTTACCGACGACATCCCCACCGAGGACGGCGCCGACTACCGCTCGCCCGAGTCGCTCGGCCACACGATCGACGGCGACACGCTCGCCTTCCTGCAGTACACCTCCGGCTCGACCGGTCGGCCCAAGGGCGTGATGCTGACGCACGCCAACCTGATGTTCAACTTCGAGCACATCAAGAAGTTCGACGAACCCGACGCGGTCGCCGTGTCGTGGCTCCCGATGTACCACGATATGGGCCTGATCGGCCTGGTGCTGCAGGTGCTGCAGAGCGGCCGGCGGACGGTGCTGATGTCGCCGCTGTCGTTTGTGAAGCACCCGGCGCGGTGGCTCATGGCAATCTCCAAGTACCGGGCGTACGCCACCAGTGGGCCGAGCTTTGCCTACGACCTGTGCGTGCAGAAGATCAGCGACGAGGAGCTCGCCGAGCTCGACCTCAGCTGCTGGACCCTCGCCTGCAACGGCGCCGAGCCGGTGCGGCCCGACACGCTCGAGCGGTTCGCCAAGCGGTTTGCCCCGGCCGGCTTCCGGGCCGAGACCTTCTACCCCTGCTACGGCCTGGCCGAGGCGACCCTGATCGTCAGCGGCGGCGACAAGCACGCCGCCCCAATCGTGCGGACCTTCGACGCCGAGCTGCTGACCAAAAACCGCGTGCGGCGGGTCGACGCCTCATCAGAGAGCGCCCGTGAGATTGTCGGCTGCGGCGTCAGCGTCGACGACCAGGAGATCGCGATTGTCGACCCGCAGACCTTGACCCGCTGCGAGGGCGATCAGGTAGGCGAGATCTGGGTCCGCGGCCCTGGCGTGGCCAAGGGCTACTGGGGCAACGAAGAAGCCACCGAGCAGACGTTCAACGCCCGCATCGCCGGCGCCCCAGCCAATGGTGACGAGGGCCCGTTCCTGCGGACCGGCGACCTCGGCTTCCTCGACGACGGCGAGCTGTTCGTCACCGGACGTCTGAAGGACCTGATCATTATCCGCGGCCGCAACCACTACCCCCAGGACCTCGAGCGGACGGTCGAGGGCTGCTGCGCGTCGCTGCGACGGGACCACGGCGTGGCGTTCGGCGTCGAGGTCGACGGCGAGGAGCGGCTGGTCATTGTGCAGGGCGTGCAGCGTCCCCAGAAGCTCGACCTGGAACAGGTGATGGCCGACATCCGCGCGGCCCTGATTCACGAGCACGAGGCCGCGCCGTACGCGGTGCTGCTGGTTAAAGGCGGCGAGATCCCCAAGACCAGCAGCGGCAAGCTGCAGCGGCGGGCCTGCAAGGAGCTGTACCTGGCCGGCGAGCTGGCGGTCGCCGCCCAATGGCGCGCCGACGACCAGCCCAGCGAGGCCGCCGAAGCCGAACCAGAGGCGGCCGCACCTCAATCGGCGGCGGCGCCCAATGGCGTTGGTCGTCGCGTGTTCGACGACGTCGAGTCGATCATCCGCGAACTCAAGAACGGCTCGACGCCCGCCAAGATCAGCGAGCAGTCGTTGTTCTTCGCCGACTTGTCGATCGAGTCGATCGACCTGGTGATGCTCAACGAGATGGTCGAGCGGCGGTACGAGCAGCAGTTCCCGTTCTTCGACTTCATGGCCGACCTCGGCCGGCAGAACCAACGGGACGTGTCGATGGGGCAGTTCGTCGAGTTCATCACGGTCAATCTGCCGAGCGACGCGGCGAACAACTAG
- a CDS encoding alpha/beta fold hydrolase, giving the protein MPHTQATDARLFYQQVGPAGAPDVVLIHGVTGNMAVWMLSGLLQKLSTQFRVTAYDMRGHGHSDTPDAGYTTRHMSDDFAALHEELGLGPAYVLGHSFGGAVALHAAERFADRVRGLVLSDPFVPALHYLQKDPRKWKGYLKYKINAATAGMFIGGDLWNLSAMLEQAANLSPRRRAMFVKRAGQGALDRLTRLHPTTCGVDVADPAGLEEPDLSGIECPAVCLFGEHSPFMPMGERLAELLPAATTDTVPKAQHFGFEENPAEFVDRVEKALCGMAGLEPTAPSKPLAAARSNVMTNSQQV; this is encoded by the coding sequence ATGCCGCACACGCAAGCTACCGACGCGAGGCTGTTCTATCAGCAGGTCGGCCCCGCCGGCGCGCCGGACGTGGTGCTGATCCACGGCGTCACCGGCAACATGGCGGTGTGGATGCTGAGCGGGTTGCTGCAGAAGCTGTCGACCCAGTTCCGGGTCACCGCGTACGACATGCGGGGCCACGGCCACAGCGACACGCCCGACGCCGGCTACACCACCCGGCACATGAGCGACGACTTCGCCGCCCTGCACGAGGAGCTGGGCCTCGGCCCGGCGTACGTGCTGGGGCACAGCTTCGGAGGAGCGGTGGCGTTGCACGCGGCCGAGCGGTTCGCCGACCGCGTGCGGGGGCTGGTGCTGTCGGACCCGTTCGTCCCGGCCCTGCACTACCTGCAGAAGGACCCCCGCAAGTGGAAGGGCTACCTCAAGTACAAGATCAACGCGGCGACCGCCGGCATGTTCATCGGCGGCGACCTGTGGAACCTCAGCGCGATGCTCGAGCAGGCCGCGAACCTCTCGCCCCGACGCCGGGCGATGTTTGTCAAACGCGCCGGTCAGGGCGCGCTCGACCGGCTGACGCGGCTGCACCCCACAACCTGCGGCGTTGACGTGGCCGACCCGGCGGGTCTTGAAGAGCCGGACCTCAGCGGCATCGAATGCCCGGCGGTCTGCCTGTTCGGCGAGCACTCGCCGTTCATGCCGATGGGCGAGCGGCTGGCCGAGCTGCTGCCGGCCGCCACGACCGACACGGTCCCCAAGGCGCAGCACTTCGGCTTTGAAGAGAACCCCGCCGAGTTCGTCGACCGGGTCGAGAAGGCTTTGTGCGGCATGGCGGGCCTGGAACCCACGGCGCCGTCGAAGCCGTTGGCCGCGGCCCGGTCAAACGTGATGACCAACTCGCAACAGGTTTAG
- a CDS encoding efflux RND transporter permease subunit: MGSGTANQQRLLLAVVATAVATPFLIIGAIRTMDGIHTSALHWLDEAEPARIEYEIFTQQFEGGNFVLISWPGCTLDDPRLAKLESTLDHYSKATAPKPPLVERAFSGSSVLEDLLRPDLQLTRPQAIARLQGSLIGPDGESTCVVAVLSERGGQQRAEGFAYLVATSEKVTGVAREELRIAGPSVDAYAVDIESDRSVDYYAAPSAFISFLVCWWCLRSLRFSVAILAVAGFGELLMLGSLHYFGVTMDAVLIVLPPLVFVLTVSSGIHLVNYYYDQVRAGAGPDAPRLAVRHGWAPCGMAALTTALGLGSLLVSRIVPVATFGQFAAGGVVVAVLLLFFSLPGVMSRWPAAPEDVASGSATSTLVVYLVRMAQVVCRHATLITAGGMVCLIVGGVGLAQLRTSIGVGNLFPQSHRVVQDFRWMEEHVAHLVPLEVVIRFPSDDGLRMIDRLTLLNEIEASVRGVASVGGVMSALTFCPEVPTTRGSNSVVRRAQFNARLEANRGQLVESHYLHESDDGGQDWRISARVSGIQDLDYQLVLNELRERVDPLLDEYATRHDFRPSASYTGTMPLVYGAQHALLQDMFYSMLLAFVLVWLVMSLMLTDGSARGAARVASLPKGLWLGALAMLPNLFPIVVVFGVMGWLDWPADIGSTMTACVALGIAVDDTLHFLAWYRRETAKGDSPQLAIRHSFQHCGRAMIQTTVICGFGMLVFGLSGFLPTRRFSLLMFTLLNSALLADLVFLPAILASPLGSVFAIRTKPGSDSPEAAVL, translated from the coding sequence GTGGGCAGCGGAACGGCGAACCAGCAACGGCTTCTCCTGGCGGTAGTCGCCACCGCGGTCGCCACGCCGTTCCTGATTATCGGCGCCATCCGCACGATGGACGGCATCCACACTTCGGCGCTGCACTGGCTCGACGAGGCCGAGCCGGCCCGTATCGAGTACGAGATTTTTACGCAGCAGTTCGAAGGGGGCAACTTTGTCCTGATCTCGTGGCCCGGCTGCACACTCGACGACCCGCGGCTCGCCAAGCTAGAGTCGACCCTCGACCACTACTCCAAGGCGACGGCGCCCAAGCCCCCGCTTGTCGAGCGGGCGTTCTCCGGCAGCAGCGTGCTCGAGGACCTGCTGCGGCCCGACCTGCAGCTCACACGCCCGCAGGCGATCGCACGGCTCCAGGGCTCCCTGATCGGACCCGACGGCGAGAGCACCTGCGTGGTGGCGGTGCTGTCGGAACGGGGCGGCCAGCAGCGGGCCGAGGGCTTCGCGTACCTTGTCGCGACCTCCGAGAAAGTCACCGGCGTCGCCAGAGAAGAGCTGCGGATCGCGGGGCCGTCGGTGGACGCCTACGCGGTGGACATCGAGAGCGATCGGAGCGTTGACTACTACGCCGCCCCCTCGGCGTTCATCTCGTTTCTCGTCTGCTGGTGGTGCCTGCGGTCGCTAAGGTTCTCGGTCGCCATCCTGGCGGTGGCTGGCTTCGGCGAACTCCTGATGCTCGGCTCGCTGCACTACTTTGGCGTCACGATGGACGCCGTGCTGATTGTGCTTCCGCCGCTGGTGTTCGTGCTGACGGTCTCGTCGGGCATCCACCTTGTGAACTACTACTACGATCAGGTCCGCGCCGGCGCAGGCCCGGACGCGCCGCGGCTGGCGGTCCGCCACGGCTGGGCGCCGTGCGGCATGGCCGCGCTCACCACGGCGCTCGGGCTCGGCTCGCTGCTGGTCAGCCGCATCGTGCCGGTGGCGACTTTCGGGCAGTTCGCCGCCGGGGGCGTGGTGGTCGCCGTGCTGCTGCTGTTCTTCTCGCTCCCCGGGGTGATGTCACGCTGGCCGGCGGCGCCCGAGGACGTCGCGTCGGGCTCGGCGACCAGCACGCTGGTGGTCTACCTGGTCCGCATGGCTCAGGTCGTGTGCCGGCACGCGACGCTGATCACCGCGGGCGGCATGGTGTGCCTGATTGTCGGCGGCGTCGGCCTGGCCCAGCTGCGGACCTCGATCGGCGTGGGCAACCTCTTCCCGCAGAGCCACCGGGTGGTGCAGGACTTCCGCTGGATGGAGGAGCACGTCGCGCACCTGGTGCCGCTGGAGGTCGTCATCCGCTTCCCGTCGGACGACGGGCTGCGGATGATCGACCGCCTGACGCTGCTGAACGAGATCGAGGCCTCGGTCCGCGGGGTCGCGTCGGTAGGCGGCGTGATGTCGGCCCTGACGTTCTGCCCGGAGGTTCCGACCACGCGCGGCAGCAATTCGGTGGTGCGGCGGGCTCAGTTCAACGCCCGGCTCGAGGCGAACCGCGGGCAGCTGGTTGAGAGCCACTACCTGCACGAGTCTGACGACGGCGGTCAGGACTGGCGGATCAGCGCGCGGGTATCCGGGATCCAGGACCTCGACTACCAATTGGTGCTCAACGAGCTCCGCGAGCGGGTCGACCCACTGCTGGACGAGTACGCCACGCGGCACGACTTCCGGCCCAGCGCCAGCTACACCGGCACGATGCCGTTGGTGTACGGCGCCCAGCACGCGCTCTTGCAGGACATGTTCTACAGCATGCTGCTCGCCTTCGTGCTGGTGTGGTTGGTGATGAGCCTCATGCTGACCGACGGCTCGGCGCGTGGCGCGGCGCGGGTCGCCTCGCTGCCGAAGGGGCTGTGGCTCGGGGCGCTGGCGATGCTGCCCAACCTGTTCCCAATTGTCGTGGTGTTTGGCGTGATGGGCTGGCTCGACTGGCCCGCCGACATCGGCTCGACCATGACCGCCTGCGTCGCACTCGGCATCGCCGTGGACGACACGCTGCACTTCCTCGCCTGGTACCGCCGCGAGACCGCCAAGGGCGACTCGCCTCAGCTCGCCATCCGGCACTCGTTCCAGCACTGCGGTCGGGCCATGATCCAAACCACCGTGATCTGCGGGTTCGGTATGCTGGTTTTCGGCCTGAGCGGCTTCCTGCCGACCCGGCGGTTCTCGCTGCTGATGTTCACGCTCCTGAACTCTGCTCTGCTGGCGGACTTAGTGTTCCTGCCGGCGATCCTCGCCAGTCCACTCGGCAGCGTGTTCGCCATCCGGACCAAACCGGGGAGCGACTCCCCCGAGGCGGCCGTGCTCTGA
- a CDS encoding fatty acid desaturase family protein, with protein MSITTFTEEETRAIANRRTLRRFLFFPVQVLAMAAIAYPWPVDHWAVQAFWVLVTSYLMFCWTSCFHETAHQTLFLSHRVSIGLGRLLGWLMLVPYTAYRETHIRHHAYLNKPTDWELWPYSDPNASLAFRRVFVWLDLLLGAFTAPVVYARIFFHPDSPLKPDQKQAVRWEYVGMACFWSAVLGVVGYYGAWSTFLLVYALPYYLAGVYQNGRKLTEHLGMISYDPLLGTRTVVGDNLGTRLCTFLNFDIFVHGPHHRHPRVSHDQLEEITREYVAAAENESLPVYRTYSAAFRDMAPWLVRNPGVGVNVGADPPGGAGKEVDNFAADVTAEVVGA; from the coding sequence ATGAGCATCACCACCTTCACCGAAGAAGAAACCCGCGCGATCGCCAACCGCCGGACCCTGCGGCGGTTCCTGTTCTTCCCGGTGCAGGTGCTGGCGATGGCCGCGATCGCGTACCCCTGGCCGGTCGACCACTGGGCGGTGCAGGCGTTCTGGGTGCTGGTGACCAGCTACCTGATGTTCTGCTGGACCAGCTGCTTCCACGAGACGGCCCACCAGACGCTGTTCCTATCGCACCGCGTCAGCATCGGGCTCGGCCGGCTGCTCGGCTGGCTGATGCTGGTCCCGTACACCGCCTACCGCGAGACCCACATCCGCCACCACGCGTACCTCAACAAGCCGACCGACTGGGAGCTGTGGCCCTACTCGGACCCGAACGCGTCGCTTGCGTTCCGCCGCGTATTTGTGTGGCTCGACCTGCTGCTCGGAGCCTTCACGGCGCCGGTGGTCTACGCCCGCATCTTCTTCCACCCCGACTCGCCGCTGAAGCCCGATCAGAAGCAGGCGGTGCGGTGGGAGTACGTCGGGATGGCGTGCTTCTGGTCGGCCGTGCTCGGAGTGGTCGGCTACTACGGCGCGTGGTCGACCTTCCTGCTGGTCTATGCGCTGCCGTACTACCTGGCCGGCGTCTACCAGAACGGACGCAAGCTTACCGAGCACCTCGGCATGATCAGCTACGACCCGCTGCTCGGCACCCGCACGGTGGTGGGAGACAACCTGGGGACCCGGCTCTGCACGTTCCTCAACTTCGACATCTTCGTGCACGGTCCGCACCACCGCCACCCGCGCGTGTCGCACGACCAGCTGGAGGAGATCACGAGAGAGTACGTGGCCGCCGCCGAGAATGAGTCGCTGCCCGTGTACCGCACCTACAGCGCCGCCTTCCGCGACATGGCTCCGTGGCTGGTGCGAAACCCGGGCGTCGGCGTGAATGTCGGCGCCGACCCGCCGGGCGGAGCAGGCAAGGAGGTCGACAACTTCGCGGCGGACGTCACGGCCGAGGTGGTTGGCGCCTAG
- a CDS encoding rhamnogalacturonan lyase B N-terminal domain-containing protein has protein sequence MSQAPTLRGKRLRFEPLEARELLAFGVTAGATPTGQSTLVIDNGDDLTFAVINGGGLSSTIHLGDLSSITYQGQELLAPYSATSRYSHYEQGLGSGTSISYSIGGRGTWIVVTCDDTANGVIQYYAVRKDDNNLYMASHVTAGGEGRFIAYLSRGVFTDIEEPSDISTNVGVVEGSDVFFLADGTTRSKFYNTRRMIENQVHGVTGAAGSIDVGVWMDMGNRENSSGGPFFKDIDFQTTGGATEIYNVLFSGHTQTEPYRYGMQGPYAMQVTDGSDPVEVDYSWMEFLGLEGWVPESNRGSVSGVADIADPAHETVVGLSNADAQYWAIADPVTGAYSIDGIEAGEYTMTLYDQELEVGVRTVAIAAQSELLVDIANTYYLPAATWRIGEWDGTPAGFMNADLIATMHPSDVRMAPWVSGAYVVGTDATSEWPMAQFMDVNNAQQIQFTLTAAEAAASQTLRIGITLGFAGGRNRITVNPGQAYSWTSGIPAASINLQSRGITRGTYRGPNQVYTYDIPAGALRAGVNTIDLPVVSGSSGSGFLSPNVVYDAIDLVPTASLTNAPRLESLTLSPSSVAIAAGESIDFTALGFDQFGAPIAANVDFAATGGAIDQTGRFTAPAAPGAFTITATSGGATAEATVLVLGEAPVVVSPAAASPSPAPDGIVSLSVLGDDDGGEANLTYTWSVVGSPPGAFGFTVNGTNAAKNTTAMLSQSGDYDLLVTITDADGNSATSHLTVSRRAFVAQYQADETGGATLADSSGAGADASLTGAYSFSEGRIDNALDLSGGYATLPAGIVSGLDDFTISTWVKLDSLDNWERVFDFGDDTSNYMFLTPQASTGRPRFAIRTPSIGEQVVDSSVAMPIGRWTHVAVTQSGGVARLYINGVMRGTNASMTLTPADLGETSANYLGKSQWPDPALDGAIDEFRIYGHALSGSEVSALASPPVLPGDYNGDSLVDAADYSLYRDAKGASVLPYSSADGNGDGRVDSLDGDLWRLHYGETLAASPVAAPIAASAPTTSDAVFALYAVEPTSFDVEDSAAPTTEPLGPPRPVDRYLLLHLARDLTARRGASHDDSGREADQSAANDAAAGLDDDSVSPLVGTRHWRGVRSR, from the coding sequence ATGTCCCAGGCCCCCACGCTCCGCGGCAAGCGGCTGAGATTTGAACCGCTCGAGGCGCGGGAGCTGCTCGCGTTCGGTGTCACCGCGGGGGCGACGCCGACCGGACAGTCGACCCTGGTGATCGACAACGGCGACGACCTCACGTTCGCGGTCATCAACGGCGGCGGCCTGAGCAGCACGATCCACCTGGGCGACCTCTCGTCGATCACCTACCAAGGGCAGGAGCTGCTGGCGCCGTACTCGGCGACCAGCCGCTACTCGCACTACGAGCAGGGCCTCGGCAGCGGAACCAGCATCAGCTATTCGATCGGTGGACGGGGCACGTGGATCGTGGTCACCTGCGACGACACCGCCAACGGCGTCATCCAGTACTACGCGGTCCGCAAGGACGACAACAACCTCTACATGGCGTCGCATGTCACGGCCGGGGGCGAGGGGCGGTTCATCGCGTACCTCAGCCGCGGCGTGTTCACCGACATCGAGGAGCCGTCGGACATCTCGACCAACGTCGGCGTTGTCGAGGGGTCAGACGTGTTCTTCCTGGCGGACGGCACGACGCGGTCGAAGTTCTACAACACCCGACGAATGATCGAGAACCAGGTGCACGGCGTTACCGGCGCCGCCGGGTCGATCGACGTCGGCGTCTGGATGGACATGGGCAACCGCGAGAACAGTTCGGGCGGGCCGTTCTTCAAGGACATCGACTTCCAGACGACCGGCGGCGCTACCGAGATCTACAACGTGCTGTTCAGCGGCCACACCCAGACCGAGCCCTACCGCTATGGTATGCAGGGGCCCTACGCGATGCAGGTCACCGACGGCTCGGACCCGGTTGAGGTCGACTACTCGTGGATGGAGTTTCTCGGCCTCGAGGGCTGGGTCCCAGAGTCCAACCGCGGCAGCGTCAGCGGCGTGGCGGACATTGCCGACCCGGCGCACGAGACGGTCGTCGGGCTGAGCAACGCCGACGCGCAATACTGGGCCATCGCCGACCCGGTCACCGGCGCCTACAGCATCGACGGCATTGAAGCCGGCGAGTACACCATGACGCTGTACGACCAAGAGCTCGAGGTCGGCGTCCGCACGGTTGCGATCGCCGCCCAGTCGGAGCTGTTAGTCGACATCGCGAACACCTACTACCTGCCCGCCGCCACCTGGCGGATTGGCGAGTGGGACGGCACGCCGGCCGGGTTCATGAATGCCGACCTGATCGCCACGATGCACCCTTCCGACGTGCGGATGGCCCCGTGGGTGAGCGGCGCATACGTCGTTGGGACCGACGCGACTTCCGAGTGGCCGATGGCTCAGTTCATGGACGTCAACAACGCCCAGCAGATCCAATTTACGCTGACCGCGGCCGAGGCGGCTGCCTCCCAGACGCTGCGGATCGGCATCACGCTCGGCTTCGCCGGCGGTCGCAACCGCATCACGGTCAACCCCGGGCAGGCATACTCATGGACCAGCGGCATCCCTGCGGCAAGCATCAACCTGCAGAGCCGCGGCATTACCCGCGGCACCTACCGTGGGCCCAACCAGGTGTACACCTACGACATCCCAGCCGGCGCCTTGCGGGCCGGCGTCAACACGATCGACCTTCCGGTCGTGAGTGGCAGCTCCGGCAGCGGATTCCTCAGCCCCAACGTCGTGTACGACGCCATCGATCTCGTCCCGACCGCGAGCCTGACTAACGCGCCGCGGCTCGAATCGCTGACGCTCTCGCCGAGCAGCGTCGCGATCGCCGCCGGCGAATCAATCGATTTTACGGCGCTCGGCTTCGATCAGTTTGGCGCCCCGATCGCCGCCAACGTAGATTTCGCGGCAACCGGCGGTGCGATCGACCAGACCGGCCGCTTCACCGCCCCGGCCGCCCCGGGGGCGTTCACCATCACCGCTACGAGCGGCGGCGCCACCGCCGAGGCGACCGTCCTGGTGCTCGGCGAGGCGCCAGTCGTGGTGAGCCCGGCGGCCGCCTCTCCCAGCCCGGCACCCGACGGGATCGTCAGCCTGAGCGTGCTGGGCGACGACGACGGCGGCGAGGCAAACCTTACCTACACCTGGTCGGTCGTCGGCAGCCCCCCCGGCGCGTTTGGGTTCACGGTGAACGGCACGAATGCCGCCAAGAATACGACGGCAATGCTGTCACAGTCGGGCGACTACGACCTGCTGGTCACCATTACCGACGCCGATGGCAACTCGGCTACCAGCCATTTGACCGTCAGCCGCCGGGCGTTCGTCGCCCAGTACCAGGCCGACGAGACCGGCGGCGCCACGTTGGCCGACTCGTCCGGCGCCGGCGCCGACGCGTCCCTCACCGGTGCGTACAGCTTTAGCGAGGGCCGCATCGACAACGCCCTGGACCTCAGCGGCGGCTACGCCACGCTGCCGGCCGGGATCGTGAGCGGGCTCGACGACTTCACGATCTCGACCTGGGTCAAGCTCGACAGCCTCGACAACTGGGAGCGGGTCTTCGATTTCGGCGACGACACCTCGAACTACATGTTCCTCACGCCACAGGCGAGCACCGGCCGGCCGCGGTTCGCGATCCGCACGCCGAGCATCGGCGAGCAGGTCGTGGACAGCTCGGTGGCCATGCCGATCGGCCGCTGGACCCACGTCGCGGTGACGCAGAGCGGCGGGGTCGCGCGGCTCTACATCAACGGCGTGATGCGGGGGACCAACGCGTCGATGACCCTCACGCCGGCCGACCTCGGCGAGACTTCGGCCAACTACCTCGGCAAGAGCCAGTGGCCCGACCCCGCGCTCGACGGCGCCATCGACGAGTTCCGCATCTACGGCCACGCGCTCAGCGGCAGCGAGGTGAGCGCGCTTGCCAGCCCGCCGGTGCTGCCGGGCGACTACAACGGCGACAGCCTCGTCGACGCCGCGGACTACTCGCTGTACCGAGACGCCAAGGGCGCCAGCGTGCTGCCCTACAGCAGCGCCGACGGCAACGGCGACGGCCGCGTCGACAGCCTGGACGGCGACCTCTGGCGGCTGCACTACGGCGAGACGCTCGCAGCCAGCCCTGTGGCCGCTCCGATCGCTGCTTCTGCCCCAACCACCTCCGACGCGGTGTTCGCGTTGTACGCGGTTGAGCCGACCAGCTTCGATGTGGAAGACTCGGCTGCCCCTACCACCGAGCCGCTCGGTCCACCGCGGCCCGTTGACCGCTACCTCTTGCTGCATCTCGCCCGCGACCTGACTGCCCGACGTGGCGCCAGCCACGACGATTCGGGTCGTGAAGCGGATCAGTCAGCCGCCAACGACGCGGCTGCCGGACTCGACGATGACTCAGTGTCACCGCTCGTGGGGACCCGCCACTGGCGCGGCGTTCGCAGCCGCTGA